In one window of Acidovorax sp. HDW3 DNA:
- the aceF gene encoding dihydrolipoyllysine-residue acetyltransferase — translation MALIQIQVPDIGDFDTVGVIELLVKPGDSVAAEQSLITVESDKASMEIPSSHAGIVRALTVQLGDKVRQGSVIAELETAQDAAPEQKPAPAPANTAQAATQVVAPAAPAAPAVAPAVVAAGSRIEVRVPDIGDFKDVAVIELLAQVGQPLKVEQSLFTVESDKASMEIPSPVAGVLQELKVQLGDKINIGDLVAIVEGAAPASAPAPVAVPVAAPVAAAAAPIAPAPAQAAAAHNPTAAPTGQLPHASPSVRKFARELGVPLAEVPGTGPKGRITQEDVAAFTQRVMAGSVQTQAQAAKAPAPSSTGGSTGVGLDVLPWPKVDFAKFGTVERKDLSRIKKISGANLHRNWVMIPHVTNNDEADITALEAFRVATNAENAKSGTKVTMLAFVIKAVVAALKKFPEFNASLDGDTLVYKQYFHIGFAADTPNGLVVPVLKDADQKGILQISAEMAELAKKARDGKLGAADMQGGCMSISSLGGIGGTHFTPIINAPEVAILGLSKSAMKPVWDAEREKFAPRLMLPLSLSYDHRVIDGAAAARFNAYLGAVLADYRRILL, via the coding sequence ATGGCATTGATCCAAATCCAGGTGCCCGACATCGGGGACTTTGACACCGTCGGCGTGATCGAGCTGCTCGTCAAGCCCGGCGATAGCGTCGCCGCCGAGCAGTCGCTCATCACCGTTGAATCCGACAAGGCGTCGATGGAAATTCCGTCGAGCCACGCGGGCATCGTGCGTGCGCTCACCGTGCAGCTGGGCGACAAGGTGCGCCAAGGCAGCGTGATTGCCGAGCTGGAGACGGCGCAGGATGCTGCTCCTGAGCAAAAACCGGCTCCAGCGCCCGCCAATACTGCGCAAGCAGCTACACAAGTTGTAGCGCCTGCAGCCCCTGCAGCCCCTGCGGTGGCCCCCGCCGTGGTGGCCGCTGGCAGCCGCATCGAGGTGCGCGTGCCCGACATTGGCGACTTCAAGGACGTGGCCGTGATCGAGCTGCTGGCCCAGGTGGGGCAGCCGCTCAAGGTCGAACAGTCGCTGTTCACCGTCGAGTCGGACAAGGCGTCGATGGAAATCCCCTCGCCCGTGGCCGGCGTGCTCCAGGAGCTCAAGGTCCAGCTGGGCGACAAGATCAACATCGGCGACCTGGTGGCCATCGTCGAGGGCGCGGCTCCCGCCTCGGCCCCCGCGCCCGTGGCTGTGCCTGTGGCAGCCCCCGTGGCCGCTGCTGCTGCTCCGATAGCGCCCGCGCCCGCCCAGGCCGCCGCCGCGCACAACCCCACGGCAGCGCCCACGGGCCAGCTGCCGCACGCCAGCCCCAGCGTGCGCAAGTTCGCGCGCGAGCTGGGCGTGCCCCTGGCCGAGGTGCCGGGCACCGGCCCCAAGGGCCGTATCACGCAGGAGGACGTGGCCGCGTTCACCCAGCGGGTCATGGCCGGCAGCGTGCAAACCCAGGCGCAGGCGGCCAAGGCCCCGGCACCGTCCAGCACGGGGGGGAGCACGGGCGTGGGCCTGGATGTGCTGCCCTGGCCCAAGGTGGACTTTGCCAAGTTCGGCACCGTCGAGCGCAAGGATTTGAGTCGCATCAAGAAGATCAGCGGCGCCAACCTGCACCGCAACTGGGTGATGATTCCGCACGTCACCAACAACGACGAGGCCGACATCACCGCGCTCGAAGCCTTCCGCGTGGCAACCAACGCTGAGAACGCCAAGAGCGGCACCAAGGTGACGATGCTGGCCTTCGTCATCAAGGCGGTGGTCGCGGCCTTGAAAAAATTCCCCGAGTTCAACGCCAGCCTGGATGGCGACACGCTGGTCTACAAGCAGTACTTCCACATCGGTTTTGCCGCCGATACGCCCAATGGCCTGGTGGTGCCGGTGCTCAAGGACGCTGACCAGAAGGGCATTTTGCAAATCAGCGCCGAGATGGCCGAGCTGGCCAAAAAGGCGCGCGATGGCAAGCTCGGCGCCGCCGACATGCAGGGCGGCTGCATGTCGATCAGTTCGCTGGGCGGCATTGGCGGCACGCATTTCACGCCCATCATCAACGCGCCCGAGGTCGCCATCCTGGGCCTGTCCAAGAGCGCGATGAAGCCGGTGTGGGACGCCGAGCGCGAGAAATTCGCCCCGCGCCTGATGCTGCCGCTCTCGCTGTCGTACGACCACCGCGTCATCGACGGCGCGGCTGCCGCGCGCTTCAACGCCTACCTGGGCGCCGTGCTGGCGGACTACCGCCGCATCCTGCTGTAA
- the lpdA gene encoding dihydrolipoyl dehydrogenase yields MAVIDIQVPDIGDFDEVGVIEVLVKVGDTIRAEQSLVTVESDKASMEIPSSHAGVVKELKVKLGDKVAMGSVLLTLEVAGEVSAPAPAATQKIEQNTAPAPVSAAQAAIKIEASSYTGSAELDCDVLVLGGGPGGYSAAFRAADLGLKVVLVERYAQLGGVCLNVGCIPSKALLHVAAVMDEVAHLSAAGIDFGAPQVNVDTLRGHKEKVIAKLTGGLGQMAKMRKVTIVRGYGAFVGANHLEVEETTGTGQDKTGSKKVVAFKKAIIAAGSQAVRLPFMPDDPRVVDSTGALALQGVPQKMLIVGGGIIGLEMGTVYSTLGARLDVVEMMDGLMQGADRDLVKVWEKMNKHRFDNILLKTKTVGAQATPEGIQVQFEGLDGTKSEGTYDLVLQAVGRTPNGKKIAADKAGVAVTDRGFINVDIQMRTNVPHIFAIGDIVGQPMLAHKAVHEAHVAAEVIAGELQGNKELASSAFNARVIPSVAYTDPEVAWVGLTEDQAKAQGIKVKKGLFPWAASGRAIANGRDEGFTKLLFDDSPEAHGHGKILGGGIVGTHAGDMIGEIALAIEMGADAVDIGKTIHPHPTLGESIGMAAEVAHGSCTDVPPARR; encoded by the coding sequence ATGGCAGTGATCGATATCCAAGTCCCCGACATCGGCGACTTCGACGAAGTGGGCGTGATCGAGGTGCTCGTCAAGGTGGGCGACACCATCCGCGCCGAGCAAAGCCTGGTCACCGTGGAGTCCGACAAGGCCTCCATGGAAATTCCCTCCAGCCACGCGGGCGTGGTCAAGGAGCTCAAGGTGAAGCTGGGCGACAAGGTCGCCATGGGCAGCGTGTTGCTGACGCTGGAGGTGGCTGGTGAGGTGTCGGCACCCGCACCCGCCGCCACTCAAAAAATTGAGCAAAATACGGCTCCAGCGCCCGTCAGTGCTGCGCAAGCAGCTATCAAAATAGAAGCATCCAGCTACACTGGCAGCGCCGAACTGGACTGCGACGTGCTGGTGCTGGGCGGCGGCCCCGGCGGCTACAGTGCCGCGTTCCGCGCCGCCGACCTGGGTCTGAAGGTGGTGCTGGTGGAGCGCTACGCCCAGTTGGGCGGCGTGTGCCTCAACGTGGGCTGCATTCCCAGCAAGGCTCTGCTGCATGTGGCGGCGGTGATGGATGAAGTGGCGCACCTCTCGGCAGCAGGGATTGACTTTGGCGCGCCCCAGGTCAATGTGGACACCTTGCGCGGCCACAAGGAAAAGGTCATCGCCAAGCTCACCGGCGGCCTGGGCCAGATGGCCAAGATGCGCAAGGTCACCATCGTGCGTGGCTACGGTGCCTTCGTCGGTGCCAACCACCTTGAGGTGGAAGAAACCACCGGCACCGGCCAGGACAAAACCGGCAGCAAAAAGGTGGTGGCGTTCAAGAAGGCCATCATCGCCGCTGGCAGCCAGGCCGTGCGCCTGCCCTTCATGCCCGACGATCCGCGCGTCGTGGACTCCACCGGCGCACTGGCGCTGCAGGGCGTGCCCCAAAAGATGCTCATCGTCGGCGGCGGCATCATCGGCCTGGAAATGGGCACGGTGTACAGCACGCTGGGCGCCCGCCTGGACGTGGTCGAGATGATGGACGGCCTGATGCAGGGCGCGGACCGCGATCTGGTCAAGGTCTGGGAGAAGATGAACAAGCACCGCTTCGACAACATCCTGCTCAAGACCAAGACCGTGGGCGCCCAGGCCACGCCCGAAGGCATCCAGGTGCAGTTCGAGGGGCTGGACGGCACCAAGTCCGAAGGCACCTACGACCTCGTGCTGCAGGCCGTGGGCCGCACGCCCAACGGCAAGAAGATCGCTGCCGACAAGGCTGGTGTCGCCGTCACAGACCGTGGCTTCATCAACGTCGACATCCAGATGCGCACCAACGTGCCCCACATCTTCGCCATCGGCGACATCGTCGGCCAGCCCATGCTGGCGCACAAGGCGGTGCATGAGGCGCATGTGGCAGCCGAAGTCATCGCCGGTGAACTGCAGGGCAACAAGGAACTGGCCAGCAGCGCCTTCAACGCCCGCGTCATCCCCAGCGTGGCCTACACCGACCCCGAAGTGGCCTGGGTGGGCCTGACCGAAGACCAGGCCAAGGCGCAGGGCATCAAGGTCAAGAAGGGCCTGTTCCCCTGGGCGGCCTCGGGCCGCGCCATTGCCAATGGGCGTGACGAAGGCTTCACCAAGCTGCTGTTCGACGACAGCCCCGAAGCGCACGGCCACGGCAAGATCCTGGGCGGCGGCATCGTCGGCACGCACGCGGGCGACATGATCGGCGAGATCGCCCTGGCGATCGAAATGGGCGCCGATGCTGTGGACATCGGCAAGACCATCCACCCGCACCCGACGCTGGGCGAGAGCATAGGCATGGCCGCCGAAGTGGCGCACGGCAGCTGTACCGACGTGCCGCCGGCACGCCGCTAA
- a CDS encoding DMT family transporter yields the protein MHIISLPMPWKHWSAERIGLALAALAALGFSFKAIFVKLAYAVPQAQAVDAVTLLALRMALSLPVFAWVGWRAGRTLAPLTPRDWLAVLALGLLGYYGASILDFMGLQYISASLERLILFTYPTLTLLLGVLFLGQRTTRAQVVALLLSYLGIGLAFAHDLRVAGDLHSVLLGAALVLGSALSYAFYQAGSEPAIARLGAARFTALALLVSTLATLLHFALRQPLAALRQPAPVYLYALGMAIFSTVLPVFMTSAAIRRIGAARTALIGTLGPVLTIFFSAGLLDEPLSPAQLLGAALVVGGVVLIGRSKA from the coding sequence TTGCACATCATTTCCCTGCCCATGCCCTGGAAACACTGGTCCGCCGAACGCATCGGCCTGGCCCTGGCCGCCCTGGCGGCGCTGGGTTTTTCGTTCAAGGCGATTTTCGTCAAGCTCGCCTACGCCGTGCCGCAGGCGCAGGCGGTCGATGCCGTGACCCTGCTGGCGCTGCGCATGGCGCTGTCACTGCCGGTGTTTGCCTGGGTCGGCTGGCGGGCCGGGCGCACGCTGGCACCGCTGACGCCGCGCGACTGGCTGGCAGTGCTGGCGCTGGGCCTGCTCGGTTACTACGGCGCCAGCATTCTGGACTTCATGGGCCTGCAGTACATCAGCGCCAGCCTGGAGCGGCTGATTCTTTTTACCTACCCCACGCTCACGCTGCTGCTCGGTGTGCTGTTCCTGGGCCAGCGCACCACGCGCGCCCAGGTCGTGGCGCTGCTGCTGTCCTACCTCGGCATTGGCCTGGCCTTTGCGCACGACCTGCGGGTGGCGGGCGACCTGCACAGCGTGCTGCTGGGCGCGGCGCTGGTGCTGGGCTCGGCCCTGTCCTACGCCTTCTACCAGGCGGGCAGCGAGCCGGCCATCGCCCGCCTGGGCGCGGCGCGCTTTACGGCCCTGGCGCTGCTGGTCTCGACCCTGGCGACGCTGCTGCACTTTGCCCTGCGCCAGCCCCTGGCCGCCTTGCGCCAGCCGGCGCCGGTGTACCTGTATGCCCTGGGCATGGCGATTTTCTCCACCGTGCTGCCGGTGTTCATGACCTCGGCCGCCATCCGGCGCATCGGTGCGGCACGCACGGCGCTGATCGGCACCCTGGGGCCGGTGTTGACGATTTTCTTCAGCGCCGGCCTGCTCGACGAACCGCTGTCGCCCGCACAGCTGCTCGGTGCCGCCCTGGTCGTAGGCGGGGTGGTGCTCATCGGGCGCAGCAAGGCTTGA
- a CDS encoding DUF488 domain-containing protein: protein MPASIPAAHIRLQRAYDGPTPEDGARILVDRLWPRGLKKEALALAGWAKELAPSTALRQWFHHESGRWPEFQQRYRAELAARPEAVQALRAQAQAGTVTLIYSAHSAEMNNAVVLRDFLLKGATDHETTP from the coding sequence ATGCCCGCATCCATTCCTGCCGCCCATATCCGCTTGCAGCGCGCCTACGACGGCCCCACGCCCGAGGACGGGGCGCGCATCCTGGTCGATCGGTTGTGGCCGCGCGGCCTGAAAAAAGAGGCCCTGGCGCTGGCCGGCTGGGCCAAGGAGCTGGCGCCCAGCACGGCGCTGCGCCAGTGGTTTCACCACGAATCCGGGCGCTGGCCCGAATTCCAGCAGCGCTACCGCGCCGAGCTGGCCGCCCGGCCCGAGGCGGTGCAGGCACTGCGCGCGCAGGCGCAGGCTGGCACCGTCACCCTGATTTATTCCGCCCACAGCGCCGAGATGAACAACGCCGTGGTGCTGCGTGATTTTTTATTGAAAGGAGCGACCGACCATGAAACAACGCCTTGA
- a CDS encoding C40 family peptidase: MSRWLCLLLLVCATAHAAPDTPAPTSPETKAQFLFMQEKMQLTLTQFEEMRANMAGRTSDLVVTAMGFLGVPYRRGGNSAATGFDCSGFVRSMYEQSLGLILPRKASDQAQASESIERHDLQPGDLVFFNTMRRSFSHVGIYIGEGKFIHSPRSGQQVRVESMDESYWRLRFNGARRVTVEALQK, from the coding sequence ATGTCCAGATGGTTGTGCCTTCTTTTGCTGGTATGTGCCACGGCCCACGCGGCACCCGATACACCAGCCCCCACCAGCCCTGAAACCAAAGCGCAGTTTCTCTTCATGCAAGAGAAAATGCAGCTGACCCTGACGCAATTCGAGGAAATGCGCGCCAACATGGCCGGTCGTACCTCGGACTTGGTCGTCACGGCCATGGGCTTCCTGGGCGTTCCCTACCGCCGTGGCGGCAACAGCGCCGCCACCGGCTTTGACTGCAGCGGCTTTGTGCGCTCCATGTACGAGCAAAGCCTGGGCCTGATCCTGCCGCGCAAGGCGTCCGACCAGGCGCAAGCCTCCGAGAGCATCGAGCGCCACGACCTGCAGCCGGGCGACCTGGTGTTCTTCAACACCATGCGCCGCTCGTTCAGCCACGTCGGCATCTATATTGGCGAAGGCAAATTCATCCATTCGCCCCGCAGCGGCCAGCAGGTGCGCGTGGAGAGCATGGATGAATCCTACTGGCGCCTGCGCTTCAACGGCGCGCGCCGCGTCACCGTCGAAGCGCTGCAAAAATAA
- a CDS encoding class I SAM-dependent methyltransferase codes for MQALLDAIAHMPPPGGAQRIFHGRGGRFAGCEQWTLDSYPPAFVLTSFAPATPAQLAQVEAALQACWARWGFASNPDTPLTWVYQERGQALRLQGESSTQLMAGRLPEPHVVCEDGARYRVQLLKGQNHGLFLDMAAGRRWVRAQVAQGCAQTGQGPKVLNLFAYSCAFSVAALQAGARQVVNVDMARGAIALGQHNHQLNALQGASFLAHDIFSTWGKITRGGPYGLVIIDPPSYQKGSFVATKDYARLLRRLPELLAPGGYALLCLNAPELDSAFLHAQMQTQAPGLRFVERVANPAVFADVDEERALKVLVYQAPA; via the coding sequence ATGCAGGCGCTCTTGGACGCCATTGCGCACATGCCGCCACCGGGTGGTGCGCAGCGTATTTTTCATGGCCGAGGAGGGCGCTTTGCCGGTTGCGAGCAGTGGACGCTCGACAGCTATCCGCCCGCCTTTGTGCTCACCAGTTTTGCCCCGGCCACCCCCGCGCAGCTGGCGCAGGTGGAGGCGGCGCTGCAGGCGTGCTGGGCGCGGTGGGGCTTTGCGTCCAACCCGGATACGCCACTGACCTGGGTGTACCAGGAGCGCGGCCAGGCGCTGCGCCTGCAAGGTGAAAGCAGCACGCAGCTGATGGCCGGCCGCCTGCCCGAGCCGCATGTGGTGTGCGAGGACGGTGCGCGCTACCGCGTGCAGCTGCTCAAGGGGCAGAACCACGGCTTGTTTCTGGACATGGCGGCGGGCCGGCGCTGGGTGCGCGCCCAGGTGGCGCAAGGGTGTGCGCAGACAGGGCAGGGGCCCAAGGTGCTCAATCTGTTTGCCTACAGCTGTGCGTTTTCGGTGGCGGCGCTGCAGGCCGGGGCGCGCCAGGTGGTGAACGTGGACATGGCGCGTGGCGCCATCGCCCTGGGGCAGCACAACCACCAGCTCAACGCGCTGCAGGGCGCGAGCTTTTTGGCGCACGATATTTTTTCTACCTGGGGCAAGATCACGCGTGGCGGCCCCTACGGGCTGGTCATCATCGACCCGCCGAGTTACCAAAAAGGCAGCTTTGTCGCTACCAAGGACTACGCTCGGCTGTTGCGCCGCCTGCCCGAGCTGCTGGCACCCGGTGGCTACGCCCTGCTGTGCCTGAATGCGCCGGAGCTGGACAGCGCTTTTTTGCACGCCCAAATGCAAACGCAGGCCCCGGGCCTGCGTTTTGTCGAGCGGGTGGCAAACCCTGCGGTGTTTGCCGATGTGGACGAGGAGCGCGCCCTCAAGGTGCTGGTGTACCAGGCACCGGCGTGA
- the lpdA gene encoding dihydrolipoyl dehydrogenase, producing MAVMDIQVPDIGDFAEVGVIEILVQPGDSVAVEQSLITVESDKASMEIPSSHAGVVRELKVKLGDKVREGSVVLVLETSAAPEKGAACAGLQTVSDTKPIETQASQAQAAPVFVAGGYAGAVDMECDVLVLGGGPGGYSAAFRAADLGLKVVLVERYAQLGGVCLNVGCIPSKALLHVAAVVDEVKHLEVAGVKFGAPEVHIDQLRGHKEKVIAKLTGGLGQMAKMRKVTVVRGYGSFVGSHQLQVEETSGAGQEKTGATQVVQFKNAIIAAGSQAVRLPFMPDDPRVVDSTGALALQGVPQKMLIVGGGIIGLEMGTVYSTLGARLDVVEMMDGLMQGADRDLVKVWEKMNKHRFDNILLKTKTVGAQATPEGIKVQFEGLDGTKSEGTYDLVLQAVGRTPNGKKIAADKAGVAVTDRGFIPVDIQMRTNAAHIFAIGDIVGQPMLAHKAVHEAHVAAEVIAGELQGNKELASAAFNARVIPSVAYTDPEVAWVGLTEDQAKAQGIKVKKGLFPWAASGRAIANGRDEGFTKLLFDDSPEAGSGDGHAGRGHGKILGGGIVGTHAGDMIGEIALAIEMGADAVDIGKTIHPHPTLGESIGMAAEVAHGSCTDVPPARK from the coding sequence ATGGCAGTGATGGACATCCAGGTGCCCGACATCGGCGACTTTGCCGAGGTCGGCGTGATTGAAATTCTGGTGCAGCCCGGCGACAGCGTCGCCGTCGAGCAAAGCCTGATCACCGTCGAGAGCGACAAAGCCTCGATGGAAATCCCCAGCAGCCACGCGGGCGTGGTGCGCGAACTCAAGGTCAAGCTCGGCGACAAGGTGCGCGAGGGCAGCGTGGTGCTGGTGCTGGAAACCAGTGCCGCTCCTGAAAAAGGAGCTGCTTGCGCTGGTCTACAGACGGTTTCAGATACAAAACCCATTGAAACACAAGCCAGTCAAGCGCAAGCAGCTCCTGTTTTTGTAGCAGGTGGCTATGCTGGCGCTGTCGATATGGAGTGCGACGTACTGGTGCTCGGCGGCGGCCCCGGCGGCTATTCGGCGGCGTTTCGCGCTGCCGACCTGGGCCTGAAGGTGGTGTTGGTCGAGCGCTACGCGCAGCTTGGCGGCGTGTGCCTGAACGTGGGCTGCATCCCGTCCAAGGCGCTCTTGCACGTCGCGGCGGTGGTCGATGAGGTCAAGCACCTCGAAGTCGCGGGCGTCAAATTTGGTGCCCCCGAAGTCCACATAGACCAACTGCGCGGCCACAAGGAAAAGGTCATCGCCAAGCTCACCGGCGGCCTGGGCCAGATGGCCAAGATGCGCAAGGTGACGGTGGTGCGCGGCTACGGCAGCTTTGTCGGCAGCCACCAGCTGCAGGTGGAAGAAACCAGCGGGGCCGGGCAGGAGAAAACCGGCGCCACCCAGGTGGTGCAGTTCAAGAACGCCATCATCGCCGCCGGCAGCCAGGCCGTGCGCCTGCCCTTCATGCCCGACGACCCGCGTGTGGTGGACTCCACCGGCGCACTGGCGCTGCAGGGCGTACCCCAAAAGATGCTCATCGTCGGCGGCGGCATCATCGGCCTGGAAATGGGCACGGTGTACAGCACGCTGGGCGCACGCCTGGACGTGGTCGAGATGATGGACGGCCTGATGCAGGGTGCGGACCGCGATCTGGTCAAGGTCTGGGAGAAGATGAACAAGCACCGCTTCGACAACATCCTGCTCAAGACCAAGACCGTGGGCGCCCAGGCCACGCCCGAAGGCATCAAGGTGCAGTTCGAGGGGCTGGACGGCACCAAGTCCGAAGGCACCTACGACCTCGTGCTGCAGGCCGTGGGCCGCACGCCCAACGGCAAGAAGATCGCTGCCGACAAGGCTGGCGTGGCCGTCACCGACCGTGGCTTCATCCCCGTGGACATCCAGATGCGCACCAACGCGGCGCACATCTTCGCCATCGGCGACATCGTCGGCCAGCCCATGCTGGCGCACAAGGCGGTGCACGAGGCGCATGTCGCGGCCGAGGTTATCGCGGGCGAATTGCAGGGCAACAAGGAACTGGCCAGCGCCGCCTTCAACGCCCGCGTGATCCCCAGCGTGGCCTACACCGACCCCGAAGTCGCCTGGGTCGGCCTGACCGAAGACCAGGCCAAGGCGCAGGGCATCAAGGTCAAAAAGGGCCTGTTCCCCTGGGCGGCCTCGGGCCGCGCCATTGCCAATGGGCGTGACGAAGGCTTCACCAAGCTGCTGTTCGACGACAGCCCCGAAGCAGGATCAGGAGACGGCCATGCTGGCCGGGGCCACGGCAAGATCCTGGGCGGTGGCATCGTCGGCACCCACGCGGGCGACATGATCGGCGAGATCGCCCTGGCCATCGAGATGGGTGCGGACGCTGTCGACATCGGCAAGACCATCCACCCGCACCCCACGCTGGGCGAGAGCATTGGCATGGCGGCGGAAGTGGCGCATGGCAGCTGCACGGATGTGCCGCCTGCGCGCAAGTAA
- a CDS encoding 6-phosphofructokinase, with translation MNAPIRRLAISTGGGDAPGLNAVIRATVSAALRRGWECVGIRDGYNGLLQPAQYPQGGLVPLTHESVRGIAHLGGTILGTTNKGNPLAYPQRQADGSVREVDRSDELLAAFAQAGIDALVTVGGDGSLAIAHALHCKGLRVVGVPKTIDNDLDKTFTTFGFDTAVAFATECIDRLHSTAESHQRIMVVEVMGRYAGWIALHAGIAGGAHAILLPEIPFDLAGVADKICKRERHGRAYAIVVVAEGAFAREGARALAATAEAGHAERLGGIGEQVAQALAARTGKDARSVVLGHLLRGGSPTAFDRLAALRFGAAAVRALDEGRAGVMVSLAFPNVDYVPLADVAGRMKAVPLDGDTLQTARDLGIALGD, from the coding sequence ATGAACGCACCGATACGGCGCCTGGCGATCAGCACCGGCGGGGGCGATGCGCCCGGCCTGAACGCGGTCATCCGCGCCACGGTGTCGGCGGCGCTGCGCCGGGGCTGGGAATGCGTGGGCATCCGCGACGGCTATAACGGCCTGCTGCAGCCCGCGCAGTACCCGCAGGGCGGCCTGGTGCCGCTGACGCACGAGAGCGTGCGCGGCATCGCCCACCTGGGCGGCACGATTTTGGGTACCACCAACAAGGGCAACCCCCTGGCCTACCCGCAGCGCCAGGCCGATGGCAGCGTGCGCGAAGTCGATCGCTCCGACGAGCTGCTCGCCGCCTTTGCCCAGGCCGGCATCGACGCCCTGGTGACCGTGGGCGGCGACGGCTCCCTGGCCATTGCGCACGCGCTGCACTGCAAGGGTCTGCGCGTGGTCGGCGTGCCCAAGACCATAGACAACGACCTGGACAAAACCTTTACCACCTTTGGCTTTGACACCGCCGTGGCCTTTGCCACCGAATGCATAGACCGCCTGCACAGCACCGCCGAGAGCCACCAGCGCATCATGGTGGTGGAGGTCATGGGGCGCTACGCCGGCTGGATTGCGCTGCACGCGGGCATTGCCGGAGGCGCGCACGCCATCTTGCTGCCCGAGATTCCTTTTGACCTGGCCGGTGTGGCCGACAAAATCTGCAAACGCGAGCGCCATGGCCGCGCCTACGCCATCGTCGTCGTGGCCGAAGGCGCTTTTGCCCGCGAGGGTGCGCGCGCGCTGGCTGCCACCGCCGAAGCCGGGCACGCCGAGCGCCTGGGCGGCATAGGCGAGCAGGTGGCGCAGGCGCTGGCCGCGCGCACCGGCAAAGATGCGCGCAGCGTGGTGCTGGGCCACTTGCTGCGCGGGGGCTCGCCCACGGCGTTTGACCGCCTGGCGGCGCTGCGCTTTGGCGCGGCAGCGGTGCGGGCATTGGACGAGGGACGTGCCGGGGTCATGGTGTCGCTCGCGTTCCCTAACGTCGATTACGTGCCCCTGGCCGATGTGGCCGGGCGCATGAAGGCCGTGCCGCTGGACGGCGACACGCTGCAGACAGCGCGCGACCTGGGCATTGCCCTGGGCGATTGA
- a CDS encoding isochorismatase family protein: MLLDAEESQLVLVDYQERLMPVIHDGAAVLANARRLAQAAQLLELPVWGTEQNPSRLGPNDAQLRALCRQTLSKMHFSATEEGLGEWLNPPQRPQGGNARSLPKHLQKPQSQGPARPSIVIAGCETHVCLMQTALQLIEDEFDVWVVTDACGSRTERNRDAAFDRLAGAGAELVTTEMVLFEWLRSCEHPDFKDILQLIK; the protein is encoded by the coding sequence ATGCTGCTTGACGCCGAAGAATCGCAACTCGTCTTGGTTGATTACCAGGAGCGCCTGATGCCCGTCATCCACGATGGTGCCGCCGTGCTGGCCAACGCCCGGCGCCTGGCGCAGGCGGCGCAGCTGCTCGAATTGCCGGTGTGGGGCACGGAGCAAAACCCCTCGCGCCTGGGCCCGAACGATGCGCAGCTGCGCGCGCTGTGCCGCCAGACGCTGTCGAAAATGCACTTCAGCGCCACGGAAGAGGGCTTGGGCGAATGGCTCAATCCGCCCCAGCGCCCCCAGGGCGGTAACGCCCGCAGCCTGCCCAAGCACCTGCAAAAACCCCAGTCCCAGGGGCCGGCGCGCCCGAGCATCGTCATTGCTGGCTGCGAAACCCATGTCTGCCTGATGCAGACGGCGCTGCAGCTGATTGAGGACGAGTTCGACGTCTGGGTCGTCACCGACGCCTGCGGCTCGCGCACCGAGCGCAACCGCGACGCCGCCTTTGACCGCCTCGCTGGCGCCGGCGCCGAGCTGGTGACGACCGAGATGGTGCTGTTCGAGTGGCTGCGCAGCTGCGAGCACCCCGACTTCAAGGACATCTTGCAACTCATCAAATAA